One Mytilus trossulus isolate FHL-02 chromosome 5, PNRI_Mtr1.1.1.hap1, whole genome shotgun sequence DNA segment encodes these proteins:
- the LOC134718115 gene encoding octapeptide-repeat protein T2-like, protein MRESRRDKGERRERVGERQERESGKETRERESGREIREREWDSGGETRESGRESGRETRESEREARGTGREERERLGKRERGQWERKESGRDDRKERGIERTEEEERENRRGRASMRERGERKGEKRKKESERKSSRQRESAWEIEGERNRQWWVENIRGRERKRERKEEGKR, encoded by the exons ATGAGAGAGAGTAGGAGAGACAAGGGAGAGAGACGAGAGAGAGTGGGAGAGAGACAAGAGAGAGAGAGTGGGAAAGAGacaagagagagagagagtggGAGAGAGATAAGAGAGAGAGAGTGGGACAGTGGGGGAGAGACGAGAGAGAGTGGGAGAGAGAGTGGGAGAGAGACGAGAGAGAGTGAGAGAGAGGCGAGAGGGACTGGGAGAGAGGAGAGGGAGAGACTGGGAAAGAGAGAGAGAGGACAGTGGGAGAGAAAGGAGAGTGGGAGAGACGATAGA AAAGAGAGAGGAATAGAGAGAACAGAAGAGGAAGAGAGAGAAAATAGAAGAGGAAGAGCGAGCATGAGGGAGAGAGGAGAGAGAAAGGGAGAAAAGAGAAAGAAAGAAAGCGAAAGAAAGAGTAGTAGACAGAGGGAGAGTGCTTGGGAGATAGAAGGAGAGAGAAATAGACAGTGGTGGGTAGAGAACATAAGAGGGAGAGAGAGGAAGAGGGAGAGAAAGGAAGAGGGAAAGAGATGA